In one window of Terriglobales bacterium DNA:
- a CDS encoding succinate dehydrogenase/fumarate reductase iron-sulfur subunit, whose amino-acid sequence MPDTILLEIARYSPERDAAPYFERHEVPCPKEWVVLDALNYIKDQRDGSLSYRWSCRMGICGSCGMMVNGEPKLTCATFLTSYAQQGKPVRVEPLRYFPVVRDLVVEITDFMRKLKKVKPWLVRREEKPLAEGEYLQTPEQLDEYKQFSMCINCLLCYAACPVVGLDPLFAGPAALALAQRYNKDSRDQGGDERTDLLSDHEGIWGCTFVGECTAACPKHVDPAGAIQQYKLRAAGEWFKKFLMPWGTRP is encoded by the coding sequence ATGCCGGATACCATTCTGCTGGAGATCGCCCGATATTCGCCGGAGCGCGACGCGGCGCCGTACTTCGAACGACATGAAGTCCCGTGCCCCAAGGAGTGGGTGGTGCTGGACGCGCTGAACTACATCAAGGACCAGCGCGACGGCTCGCTTTCCTACCGCTGGTCGTGCCGCATGGGCATCTGCGGAAGCTGCGGCATGATGGTGAACGGCGAGCCCAAGCTGACCTGCGCCACCTTCCTCACGAGCTACGCGCAGCAGGGGAAGCCGGTGCGCGTGGAGCCTCTGCGCTATTTCCCGGTGGTCCGCGACCTGGTGGTGGAAATCACCGACTTCATGCGCAAGCTGAAGAAGGTGAAGCCCTGGCTCGTGCGCCGTGAGGAAAAGCCGCTGGCGGAAGGCGAATACCTGCAGACGCCCGAGCAACTCGACGAATACAAGCAGTTCAGTATGTGCATCAATTGCCTGCTGTGCTATGCGGCCTGTCCGGTGGTGGGACTGGACCCGCTGTTTGCGGGGCCGGCCGCGCTGGCCCTGGCTCAGCGCTACAACAAGGACTCACGCGACCAGGGCGGAGACGAGCGGACGGACCTGCTTTCCGACCATGAAGGCATCTGGGGATGCACGTTCGTGGGCGAGTGCACGGCGGCGTGTCCCAAACACGTGGACCCGGCGGGCGCCA